From the genome of Candidatus Binatia bacterium:
CGGCAGCTTGATCGCGATGGCGCCCTCTTTGCCCGCGGGTAACGGGCGGCCGTCGAGCCCGAGGATCTCGACGCGATAGCCCGGGACGGGTTTTGTCGGCGACCCTGGTTTCACCGGCAACGCTTCGATACCCAGACAGTTCGCGGCGATTGCCCAGCCGGTCTCCGTTTGCCACCAGTGGTCGATCACCGGCCGGCCCAACAGGTTGCGCGCCCAGTGGTAGGTGTCGGGATCGGTGCGTTCACCGGCGAGGAAAAGGGTGCGGAACACCTTCAGGTCGTGACGACGGCAGTGCTCGCCCGCCGGATCCTCCTTCTTGAGGGCACGGAACGCGGTTGGGGCGGTGAACAGCACGGCGACATCGTGCTCGGCGATTACCCGCCAGAACGCGCCTGGGTCAGGCGTCCCAACTGGTTTGCCTTCGTAGACAATCGTTGTGCATCCGCTGAGCAGCGGCGCGTACACGATGTAGGAATGCCCTACCACCCAGCCGACATCCGACGCCGCCCAGTACACCTCACCCGGCTTTACGCCGTACACGTTGGGCATGCTCCAGCGCAGCGCCACCGCGTGGCCGCCGTTGTCGCGGACGACGCCCTTGGGACGGCCCGTGGTCCCCGACGTGTAGAGGATGTAGAGCGGATCGGTGGCTGCAACGGGGACGCACGCGGCCGGTGGCGCACTCGCCATCGCCTGGTGCCAGTCGAGATCCCGGCTGCCAACGAGCGCAGCCGGCGCCATCGGCCGCTGCAGGATGATGCAGCGCTCGGGTTTGTGCGCCGCCATTTCGATGGCGCGGTCGAGCAGCGGCTTGTACTCGATGACGCGCTTCACCTCGATGCCGCAGGATGCGGACACGATCACCTTGGGCTTGGCATTGTCAATACGGATGGCCAGCTCGTGCGGCGCAAAGCCGCCAAACACCACCGAGTGGATGGCGCCGATGCGGGCACAGGCGAGCATGGCGATCACGGCTTCGGGTACCATCGGCATGTAGATGACCACTCGGTCTCCCGCCGTGACCCCGAGGCGTTGCATCGCGCCGGCGAAAACCGCGACAACGTCTCGCAACTCACGATAGGTGTAGCGTGCGATCGTGTCGGTGACCGGGCTGTCGTAGATGAGTGCGAGCTGGTCGGCGCGCACCCGATCGATGCCGTCGCCGCCATCCACCCAGCGGTCGAGCGCGTTGAAGCAGGTATTCAGCTCTCCGCCGCGGAACCAGCGGTAAAAGGGCGGATTGGAATCGTCGAGCACCCGCTCGGGGCGCCGATACCAATGGATAGCCTCGGCCGCCTCACCCCAGAATCCTTCCGGATCCTCCAGGCTGCGCCGATGCAAGTCGTCGAACTTGCCCATGTCGCGCGATTCCGATTCCTGACCATGTCAGAGGAGTGTGGGTGTGGCAAGGCACTCAATGGTGGCAAACTCCTTGAGCATCGCGCTTGACGAAGATCATTCATTCGTCTGCGCCCTCCTCATACTCTGAATCGGATCGGACGCGTACAAACCAAACGTTTGTTTGCCGAAGACCCTTGAGGTAGTGTTCGGCAGGGCGGAGGTTGATCGGACCTCCGGCATCGTTAAAGGGAGGATCAGATCGTGAATTTCGAGTTCTCCGACGAAGAAAAGGCGTTCGTTCAAGAGGTCGAGAAGTTCCTCGACCAATACGACACGCCAGAGATCATGGATGTCACGCGCGAGAACATGGCGCAGCTCGTCGATACGCCCGCTCGCAGGGACTTCATCACCAAGTGTGCGGAACACGGGTGGTTCGGCTTGGGTTGGCCAAAGGAATACGGGGGCAGTGAGAAGGAAGGCATCTACGAATTTCTTTTGAACGAGTGCCTGGCACGCCGCGGCGCACCCCAGATCGGCAAGGGGGTCGGTATCGTCGGCAAGACGATCATCCGACACGGTAGCGAGAAGCTGAAGCGCGAGTTCCTGCCGAAGATCATGCGCAACGAAGTCCAGTTTGCCATTGGTTACAGCGAACCCGAAGCCGGCTCGGACGCGGCGGCGATGGCGCTGAAGGCCACGCGCGAAGGCGATGGGTGGCGGCTGAACGGCCAGAAGATCTTCACGACCTCAGCCCACTTTGCCGATTGGTACTGGCTGGGTGCGCGGACGGATCCCAGCAACAAACACCGCGGCATCACGTTGTTCCTGTTGCCCATGGACACCCCGGGCTTGACCGTGCAGCCGATGCCCACCATCGGCGATGAGATCACCAACTCGGTGTACTTCGACAACGTCCCTGTCGGCGACGAGTACCGGGTCGGTGAGTTGAACAAGGGATTCCAATACATCTCCGAGGCGCTCGACCTGGAGCGCTTCACCATGTTTACGTTCTCCCCGATCGAACAACGGATGGAGGAGCTGTGCAGCTATGTAGCGACCGAGGATCGTGATGGCCAGCCGTTGCGCGCCGATCCGGTGATCCGCCAGCGCATCGCCCAACTGGTGGCGCAGACGGAGGTGGCGCGCGTGCTCGGGCTGCGGTTCGTGGCCAAATCCATGAAGGGCGGCGCCGCACCGACGGCGGAGGCGTCGCAGTACAAGCTGTACTCGACCGAGCTGTCCAAGCGTATCGCCAATGCGGCCTTGGATATCGGAGCGCCTGGTGGGCAGCTGCGGGCGCACACGGCGGAGGCGCCGATGCGCGGACGGGCCGAGCTGACGTACCGCTATACCGTGATCGACACCATAGGCGGGGGGACGTCGGAGGTGCAGAAGAACATCATCGCCCGGCGCAAGTTGGGATTGCCACCGAACTTTTAGGCGCCCAGGACACCCCCGGGCGCGAGTGGCTGTCCTCATGGCGACGCCCGGGAACGAGAAAACATTAGTGCGAGGACGGAGGAGTCAGCCTCGATGGAGTTGGAGTTCAGCCAGGAACAGGACATGCTGCGGGAGACGGTGCAGAGGTTGTGGAACGACCGTGCGCCGCTGGCCGTCGTGCGCGCAATGGAAGACGACCCGAGCGGATTTCCCCAGCCGCTGTGGCAACAGATGGCCGATCTCGGCCTCATCGGACTCATGCTGCCGGAAGAGTATGGCGGCGCCGGCCAATCGAGCGTCGAAGGCGCCATCCTGTATGAAGAGTTGGGCCGCTCGCTAGCGCCGACGCCTCACTTCGTCAGCGCGGTGATGAGTGGAACGGCGCTGGTGCGTGCCGGGAGTGAGGCCCAGAAACGGGCGTGGTTGCCGAAGATCGCTTCGGGTGAAGCGATCTTCACGCCGGCGTGGCTGGAACCGAAAGGCGGGTTTGGTCCGCGAGGGATCCAGCTCAGGGCCGTCCTCGAGGGCGGCCAGTACCGTCTGAACGGTACGAAGCAGCACGTGGCGTTTGCCGCCGCGGCCACGCGCCTGCTGGTGTTGGTCCGCACTGGTGACGGAGAGCAAGACATCGACCTGTTGCTGGTCGACCTCAAGGCGCCGGGGGTCGAGCTGACGCAGCAGTACAGCCTGGCTGCCGACACCCAGTACAAGGTACAGTTCAAAGACGTGCGCGTGCCGGCCGCCGAGCGGGTCGGTAGGGCCGCCTCGGGGTGGTCGACCTGGGACGCGGTGATGCGCGACGGCATCATCCTGCTGGCGGCGCAGGCCATCGGCGGGGCGCAACGTGCGCTCGAGATGACCGTGCAGTACGCCAAGGAGCGCGAGCAGTTCAATAAACCGCTCGGGGCGTTTCAGGCTATCGCTCACTACCTGGCCGATGCGTCGGCGGCGGTCGACGGGGGAACGACGCTTGCCTATGAGGCGGCCTGTGCGCGGGCCGTGGGGCAGCTCGTCAGTCGGCTGGCGCCGATGGCGAAATTGTTCGCGTGTCAGACGTTCCGTGACGTCACCGCGATGGCGCAGCAGGTGTACGGCGGCATGGGCTTCACGCTCGAGTGCGACATCCAGCTCTACTTCCGCCGCGCCAAGCAGCTGCACATGACCTGGTGGGACTCGCGTTATCTGGAAGAGCTCATCGCCAGCGATGTGCTGGATGCGGGACGGCCGGTACGCTTGTCGCAGGATGGGCGCAAGACCTTCCCGACCCCGCCGCCCCCGAACCCGCGTGGCGTCCGTTCGCGCAAGGAACTGGCGAAGGACCTGGCCGAGCATGCGAATCAGCGTGGCCGGTGCAAGACCTTCGCCGGGGCGCAGTGAGCCTGTCGGCAACGCGGGCCGGTCGTGCGGGAAGAATGAAAGGTAGTAGGTGAGGACGGCGATGGCCGAAACGACCGCATTAGAATACATTCCCGAGTATCTCTCTGACGACGCCAAGCAGCAGCTGCGCGAACTGGCGAAGGAATCGCAACCCGAACCGGCGCCGCTCGAGGTGAACGAGTACCTCATCCGTCATTGGTGCGAAGCGCTGGAGGACGGCAACCCGCTCTACCTCGATGCCGCCTACGCCAAATCGCGGGGGTTTCGCAACGTGGTGGCGCCGCCCGGCTCGGTGATGACGACGTTCGCCATGCACTTCCGCTGGCCGTGGCCTCCCGGGGAACGCGAGCCGGTACGGCACATTCACTACGACGTCAAAGACGCACTGAACCTGCCGGTGGGCATCATCACGCAGATCGAGATGGAGAACCACGCGCCATTGCAGGTGGGCGATCGCGTCTCGGTCAGCCAGCGGCTGGTGTCGGTTTCGCCGTGGAAGAAGGCCCGCGTCGGTGAGGGGCACTTCTGGGTCATGGACCGGCTGTACCGCAATCAGAAGGGCGAGCTGATCGTGCGCGAGCGCATGACGGCGTTCGGCTACGGCCGGCAGGAAGGCGCGCCGCCGGTCGCCGGCAGCTCGAAGGGCGGCTGGAGCCCCGCGGTCGAGGAAGTCATCCAGGGCGAGAAGACGGGGTACCGTCCCCCAGCGTTCCCCGAGCGGCTCTGGGAGGACGTGCAGGAGGGTGAGGAGCTGCCGACACTTCACATGCCCATCACCTTCACCCGCTGCGTCTATCTGGCGTCGGCGACCCGCGACTTTTCGCCGCAGCACTCCAACCGCGAGTATGCCCAACAGCGGTCGAAGACCAAAGACATCTTCGTCAACACGCCGTTCAACATGGGGATGATTAGCCGCTTCCTGACCGATTGGGCCGGCCCGAAGAGCACCGTGCGGCGCATGAATCTGGCCATGCGCGGCAACATTTGCGCCGGTGACGACATGGTCATCACCGGGAAGGTGACCAAGAAGCACATCACCGACGGTGAGCATCGAGTCGATCTTGACGTCGTGATGGCGACCCAGGATGGGCCGGTCACCCCGTGCAGCGCCACGTTGGCTTTGCCTAGTCGCAGCAACGCGAAGTAGGGGGATCACCACGTAAAGCCGCGGTACCGAATCACGCGTCGCAGGAAGGGGGCGAACAATGAGCACTGGAACAGTCACGACAAGCTGGGATCACACGGTTGACCTCCTGATCGTCGGCTCGGGGGCCGGCGCCATGACCGCCGCGCTGACCGCGTACGATCGCGGCGCCTCGCCCCTGCTCATCGAGAAGAGCGATCAATACGGGGGCTCGTCGGCGATGTCAGGGGGCGGCTTGTGGGTGCCGAACAACCACTTGATGGAAGCTGCCGGCATCAAGGACACGCCCGAGGACGCCTGGACGTATATGAAGGGGACGGTGGGCAATGCCGTCTCCGAGGAGCGCCTCCGGGCCTACCTCGAGCACGCCCCCCAAATGGTCAAGTATTTGATGGAGCACTCGCGGGCGCAGTTCGTGGCGCTGCCCGAGTACGCCGACTACTATCCGCGCGTCTCCGGCAGCCGACCCGGCGGCCGCAGCATCGAGCCGAGACACTTCAATGCCGCCGAGCTGGGTGACGAGTTCCTGAAGATGCGCGAGCAGCACATCCAGTGCTTGATCATGGGGCGGATGTTCATGGATATCTTCGAGGCGCGCGCGCTCATGTGCCGGTCGCCGGGCTGGATCAAGCTCACCATGAAACTCATGGGCAACTACTGGCTGGACATCCCGTGGCGCTTCAAGTCGAAGCGCGACCGGAACCTGACCATGGGGAACGGGCTCATCGGCATGTTGCGGCGGTCGCTCATGGATCGCGGCGTGCCCTTGTGGCTGAACACCGCGGCTCGCGAGCTGATCGTCGACAACGGACGGGTCGTTGGTGTGGCGGCCGAACGCGAAGGGCGCACCGTGCGTATTCGCGCCCACCGGGGCGTGGTCTTGGCCGCGGGTGGTTTCGAGGCCAGCCAGGCCATGCGCGAGAAGTACCTACCCAAACCGACTCGCGCCGAGTGGTCGTGTGCGAACAAATACAATACCGGTGACGCCATCAACCTTGGCCTGTCGGTCGGCGCGGCGCTCGATCTGATGGATGATGCGTGGTGGGGCCCGACCACGACAGTGCCGGGCGAAGTGCATGCCCGTATGCTGGTGATCGAAAAATCGTTGCCCGGGAGCATCCTCGTCAACAAGCGCGGCGAGCGTTTCGTGAACGAGGCGGCACCGTACATCGACGTCGTCAATGCGATGTATCAGAACCACAAGCCCGAGGCGCCGTGCGTCCCGGCTTACATCGTGTTCGATGCGAACTTCCGCAAGAAGTATCCCATCGGCCCGGTCCTGCAGGCATCGCAGCAGCCCGACTGGGCTCTTCCAAAGGCTTTGAAGAACTACTTCAAGAAGGCCGATACGGTGGAAGGTCTGGCGGCACAGCTCGGCGTGGATGCCGCCGGACTGAAGGACACGGTGGCGAAACTCAACCAGTACGCCCGCACCGGAACGGATCTCGATTTCCACCGGGGAGAGACCGTCTTCGATCGTTACTACGGAGACGAGAAGGTGAAACCGAACCCGTGTCTGGCGCCGATCGAGACCCCGCCGTTCTACGGCTTCGAAAGCTACCCTGGCGAGCTCGGCACCAAAGGGGGGTTGAAGACCGACGCGCAAGCTCACGTGCTCACGGAAGCGGGACAAGCGGTTCCGGGTCTCTATGCCGTTGGCAACTGTTCGGCGTCGGTGATGGGCCACAGTTATCCGGGTGCCGGATCAACCATCGGCCCGGCGATGACGTTCGGCTACCTTGCGGCCCGTGATGCGGTTCCGAGCTGAGGGCGTGCAATCCGCGTTCGCAACGCGTCCGAATCTGGTAGGGGCACTCCCCTGTGGGTGCCCTTCCTTTTTCGCGCATCGGATCACAGGGCAGCCACGGGGGGCTGCCCCTACGGGGCAATGACACCTGCCGCCGCCCTGTCGGGCCGGCGCGTTCTCGAGCTTGCCGACGAGAAGGGGCTCTACTGCGGCAAGCTGCTGGCGGACATGGGCGCCGATGTCATCAAGATCGAGCCGCCCGGCGGCGATGCCACACGCGACATCCCCCCCTTTTGGCACGATACGCCGCATCCGGATCACAGCCTGTTCTTCCTCTACATGAACACCAGCAAGCGGGGCGTGACCTTGGACATCACCAGACCCGAGGGCCAAGTGCTTTTCAAGCAGCTGGCGCAGACAGCGCACATCATCATCGAAACGTTCGAGCCGGGATACCTCGACGGTCTGGGCTTGGGCTATCGAACCTTGCAGGAACAGAATCCCGGCCTGGTATTCACCTCAATAACCGGCTTCGGTCAGACCGGCCCGTACAAGAGCTTCAAATCCTCGGACCTCGTTGCCAACGCCTTGGCTGGCACGATGTACATCACTGGCGAAGCGGACGACCCGCCCGTGGTCCTGGCCGGGGCGCAGGCAAACATGATGGCGTCGACGTGCGCCGCGGCGAGCAGCATGATTGCGCTCTTTCGCAGTACGGTCAGCGGCAAGGGCCAGCAGGTCGATATCTCGGTGGAGGAGACCAACGTTTCAGCGAGCCACGTCTGCGGTGTGGGCCGGTGGCTCGACGATCGCTTCATTCCCCGGCGCATGGGTGCCGCCCTTCTCGCCTGCACCCCCTCTGGGACCTACCCGTGCAAGGACGGACTCGTGTACCTCATAGTCAACCGGGTGCTGCATTGGAAAGCCCTGGCACAGTGGATCCATGAAGTCACTGGCAACGAGATCGTGCTCGATCCCATGTTCGAAGGACCGTCGGCGAACCGCCAGCCGAATCGCGATCTCCTGGATGTGTATGTCTCCGAGCTCACCTCCCGGTTCACCGTTGCCGAAATGTACCACGAAGGGCAGCGACGCCACTTGGCCGTCACTCCGGTGAACACCGCCGCCGCCGTCGTCGCGGATCCCCACCTCGCTGCCCGGAACTATTTTCTCGCGGTAGAACATCCGGAGATGGGCAGCTTGCGCTATCCGGGCGCGCCGTACCGGCATACTGAAACTCCCTGGGCCATCAGCCGCCCCGCTCCTCGAGTCGGCGAGCACAACGAAGAGATTTATTGTGGCGAGCTGGGGCTTGCCCAGCAGACCCTGCGTGGATTCGTGGAACGCGGAGTCATCTGAGCTGGCGCATGGCGGACGCCCTCGACGGCATCAGAGTCATCGAATTCGCCTACGGCATGGCCGGCCCGTGGATCGGTAGATTCATGGCCTACTGCGGCGCCGAGGTCATCCGAGTGGAGACGAAGAAGCGCCCGGACGTCACGCGCCAATACATCCCGCCATGGGCACCGGAGATGGCGATGCAATCCCAGCTGTCGCCATGGCTCACCGATTGGAACGCCGGCAAACGCTGTATCGCGCTCGACCTGACGCAGCCGAAAGCGGTCGAGCTGGCCAAGCGCATCGCGGCGAGGTGTGACGTGGTGGTGGAGAACTACAGCACCGGCGTCATCGACAAGCTCGGGCTGGGCTATTCGCAACTCAAGCAGGCGAAGCCCGACATCGTCATGCTCAGTACCACCGGCTACGGCGACAGCGGACCGGGCGCCCGTTACGTTACGTGGGGGCCGAATGTCGAGGTGCTGTCTGGTCTGAGCACGCTGTCCGGCTTTCCGGAACGCGGATGTACTGTGACGCAGTATGCCTATCCCGATGCGGTCGGCGCCCTCCACGGTTTGTTCGCGGTGATGTGCGCCTTGGATTATCGCCTGAGAACCGGGGAAGGGCAGTACATCAACCTGTCCCAGTACGAAGCCACCGTGGGGGTGATCGGTCACGTGATGATGGAGTATCTCGCCAACGGCCGGGAGCCACAGCGGCGTGGCAACCGCTCCCTCCATGCGGCGCCCCATGGCTGTTACCGCTGTCAGGGCGATGACCGGTGGTGCGTCATCACCGTCCGCAGCGAGGCGGAATGGGAGTGCTTTTGCCGGGTCGTTAGCAGACCCGATTGGACCGCCGATCCGAGATTCGCCACGCTGTCTGCCCGACTGAAGCATGCGGAGGAACTCGACAGGCTCATTGAGGAGTGGACCGCCAGCCGTACGGACTACGAGGTGATGGCGGCGTTGCAGGAGGCCGGTATTGCCGCGGGCGTGGTGCAGAACGTCGAGGACCAAGTTCGTCGCGACCGCCAGCTGGCGGCACGCGGGTTCTTTGAAGAAATCGAACACGTCAAGAAGGGAAAAGTCATGGCCACCGGTATCCCGCTCGGCTTGACCGGGACCCCCGGCCACACCGGTCGGGCGGGCGCAGCTATGGGGCAGGACAACGAGTACGTCTTCGGCGAAGTGCTCGGTATGACGCCGGAGGAGATACAGAACTGCATCGAAGCAGGAGCGATCGAGACAGCTGACGAACAATGACGAACCTTGGCGTGCTCAGCACGGGGTTGCCCAGTCTGGATCAGGTCATCCAAGGGGTGCTGGCCGGCGACAACATCGTCTGGCAGGTCGATGCGATCGAGGATTACGCCAGGTTCGTCGACCCATTCTGCGCCAACGCGCTACGAACGGGGCGCAAGCTGGTGTACTTCCGCTTCGCCCGCCATGCGCAACTCGTCGCAGACGGCACGGGGGCTGACATTCTCCGCCTGGCTCCTGAACTCGGATTTGAAACGTTCACCGCCGCAATCCACAAGGCGATCGAAAAGGCCGGCCGTGGCGCGTTCTACGTCTTCGACTGCCTGTCGGACCTTGCCGCGGACTGGTACAGCGACCTGATGCTCGGCAACTTCTTCATGGTCACCTGCCCATACCTGTATGACCTGGAGACGGTCACCTACTTCGCCCTCCTCCGGGATCGGAATTCGATCGAGGCGGTCTCTGCGATCCGGGGCACGACCCAAATCCTCATCGACCTCTTCCGGCACAACGAGAAGCTCTACGTGCACCCGCTGAAGGTGGACAAGCGGCACTCGCCAACGATGTATCTGCCGCACGCGTGGGAGGACGGCGTGTTCCGGCCACTGACCGAGAGCGCGGTGCTCTCCGAGATGCTGGTGCAGATCACGGAACGGCGGGTCGATTCCGCCTCCCGCAGCGTCGACCTCTGGGACCGCACCTTCATGCAGGCGCGCGAAATTTCGGAGGGCGTGACGACCGGCACGCGTCCGCCGACCGACGCGCAGGAAATCTTCGAGCATCTCCTGCGCATGATGGTGACCCGTGACGAGCGCCTCATTCCTCTGGCCTGCAGATATCTCGACCTTTCGGACCTGCTCGCGATTCGGAAGCGGATGGTCGGGACCGGGCTCATCGGCGGCAAGTCGGTCGGGATGCTGCTGGCCCGCGCCATCCTGTGCAAGACGAGCCGCCGGTGGCGCCAGACGCTCGAGACGCACGACTCGTTCTTTATCGGCTCGGATGTCTTCTACACGTTCCTGGTCCGCAACGGCTGCTGGCCCATCCGGCGCACGCAGCGGAGTCGGACGTCGTTTCTCGACGGCGCCGAGGCGGCGCGGCAACAGATCCGCGCCGGGACGTTTCCGCCATTCATCCGCGAGCAGTTCATCGCCATGCTGGAGTACTTCGGCCAGTCGCCGATCATCGTTCGCTCCAGCAGCCTGCAGGAGGACAGTATCGGAAACGCCTTCACCGGCAAGTACGAGAGCGTCTTCTGCCCGAACCAGGGTTCCCCGCAGGAGCGCCTGTCGGCGTTTGTGTCCGCCGTGCTGACCGTCTACGCCAGCACGATGAGCCAGGAGGCGTTGCTGTACCGTGCGCACCGCGGGCTGCTCGACTCGGATGAACAGATGGCGATCCTGGTCCAACGGGTGTCGGGCGCCGTGTACGGTGCGCTCTTCTACCCGCAAATTGCCGGCGTGGGGTTGTCGTACAACCCGTATGTGTGGAGCGAGCAGATCGATCCGGAAGCCGGCGTGCTCCGCCTGGTTTTCGGGCTTGGCACCCGGGCCGTCGACCGATCCGACGATGATTACACCAGAGTGATTGCGCTGAACGCACCACTGCGCCGGCCGGAAGGTAGCTTCAACGAAGTGATGGACTATGCGCAGCACCGCGTCGATGTGATCGACCTCGAGGCGAATCGTTTCGTATCCCTGCACAGCGATGCGGTCTTCAGCGCGAGCCCAGGGTTGCCGGTGGAGATGTTCGCGTCGCGCCAAGCCGCGCTCGGAAGTGACACATCGGGCAGGCGCATGCCACCGCCCCCATGGGTCTTGACGTTCGACAGACTGCTCTCGAAGACGCCCTTCGTGCAAGACCTGCGCGATATGCTCGGGGCCTTGCACCGCGCCTATGATTACCACGTCGATGTCGAGTTTACCGCCAACTTCCTTTCGGATGGGAGCTGCCGGATCAATCTCGTGCAATGCCGGCCGCTTCAAGTGAAGGAAGGCGGCAGGATCGTCCCACCGCCGGAAGGCCTGAAGCCGGAAGACATTGTCCTCGAAGCGCTGGGAACGGTCATCGGCCAGAGTTCATTTGTTGCCCTCAATCGCCTCATCTATGTCGTGCCCGCTGCGTATGCGGCGCTGTCAATCAGCGAGCGGTTTTCCATCGCTCGTATGATCGGCCGGCTGACGCACATCGAGGGCGAGGGGGCGCGAGCCAAGACGATGATGCTCCTTGGTCCCGGACGGTGGGGCACCAGCACGCCGTCGCTGGGCGTCCCGGTGTCGTTTGCCGAGATCAACACCGTCTCGGTGCTGTGCGAGATTGTCACGATGGGCATCAATCTCGTGCCGGACGTTTCGCTGGGCACGCACTTCTTCAATGACCTGGTGGAAGCCAACATGCTCTACATTGCCGTTTACCCGGGGACGAGGGGAAACGGTTTGAATGAGGGTTTCTTCGAACAGCAGAAAAACCGGCTCGCCGACCTCGTCCCCGACGAGGCTTGCTGGACAGATGTGGTCCGCGTGATTGATCTCCCGACGGCGCCCGAAGGGCGGGCGCTGTACATCAACGCGAATTGCCTGACGCAGGAAGCGGTGTGCTACTTGACCTTGCCGCCCTCATCCTGAAGCGGCGCTTTCCGATACCTGACCGCCCTGCCGGAACCCACGCGCCGTACGAAGTTGAGAGCCAGGAGACGGTTGAGCACCTGCTTGGCCGTGTCCTTCGGAATGTCCAGTTCGGAACAGACGAGACGGTTGGTTACCTCGGCGTTGCGTTCGAGCAGGTTGAGAACGCCCAGCTGATTCTCCGACAGCAGGCTGGCGTCGGGCCGCCACTCGATGGCCGCCCTCAAGTCTCTTGTCTGCATCCGTATCGCGTCGAGAAACGCCGCTAGCCAGGGTGTGATGTCGGGGCGGGGCAGGTGGGCGTGCGCCTGGCTTTGCCGCAGGGCCAAGTAATACTCCGGCCAGCGGTCGGCGATGACGTTTTCCAACGACGCGTATGGCACGAAGGTGTAGCCGTACTGCAGGAGAAGGAAGTTGGTGAGGATGCGACTCACCCGTCCGTTGCCGTTCACGAATGGTCGGATGGCGAGCAACTCGAGGACGAAGCCGGCGATGACCAGCAGCGGGTGGAAGTTGGTGGACGCGAGTCGGGTGCGTGCCCACTCCGTCGCCACCGTCATCGCCCGCGGGGTGAGATCGGGATCGGTAGACCGGAGCGCGGGCGATTCCATCTTCCTGCACAAGTACGATCGGGCCGTGTCGGAGGTCATTTTGTACTTGCCGCGGTGAGCTTGGCCCGCGTGGGAGTACTTCAGAAGTGTGGCGTGGAACTGGAGGATGAGGTCCTGCCCAAAGCACAGCTCTCGGTGATCGTTGAAGATGGCCCGGAGCAACTCGGCGTAACCCGTTCGGTGTGCTGCGTCGGGCACCTCCCGATTCCGCACTCCGTTGCCCAATCGTCCGCGCACTTCCATGTGCGGCCGGTCGCTCCCACCGATCCGCAACG
Proteins encoded in this window:
- a CDS encoding FAD-binding protein, with the protein product MSTGTVTTSWDHTVDLLIVGSGAGAMTAALTAYDRGASPLLIEKSDQYGGSSAMSGGGLWVPNNHLMEAAGIKDTPEDAWTYMKGTVGNAVSEERLRAYLEHAPQMVKYLMEHSRAQFVALPEYADYYPRVSGSRPGGRSIEPRHFNAAELGDEFLKMREQHIQCLIMGRMFMDIFEARALMCRSPGWIKLTMKLMGNYWLDIPWRFKSKRDRNLTMGNGLIGMLRRSLMDRGVPLWLNTAARELIVDNGRVVGVAAEREGRTVRIRAHRGVVLAAGGFEASQAMREKYLPKPTRAEWSCANKYNTGDAINLGLSVGAALDLMDDAWWGPTTTVPGEVHARMLVIEKSLPGSILVNKRGERFVNEAAPYIDVVNAMYQNHKPEAPCVPAYIVFDANFRKKYPIGPVLQASQQPDWALPKALKNYFKKADTVEGLAAQLGVDAAGLKDTVAKLNQYARTGTDLDFHRGETVFDRYYGDEKVKPNPCLAPIETPPFYGFESYPGELGTKGGLKTDAQAHVLTEAGQAVPGLYAVGNCSASVMGHSYPGAGSTIGPAMTFGYLAARDAVPS
- a CDS encoding MaoC family dehydratase N-terminal domain-containing protein; its protein translation is MAETTALEYIPEYLSDDAKQQLRELAKESQPEPAPLEVNEYLIRHWCEALEDGNPLYLDAAYAKSRGFRNVVAPPGSVMTTFAMHFRWPWPPGEREPVRHIHYDVKDALNLPVGIITQIEMENHAPLQVGDRVSVSQRLVSVSPWKKARVGEGHFWVMDRLYRNQKGELIVRERMTAFGYGRQEGAPPVAGSSKGGWSPAVEEVIQGEKTGYRPPAFPERLWEDVQEGEELPTLHMPITFTRCVYLASATRDFSPQHSNREYAQQRSKTKDIFVNTPFNMGMISRFLTDWAGPKSTVRRMNLAMRGNICAGDDMVITGKVTKKHITDGEHRVDLDVVMATQDGPVTPCSATLALPSRSNAK
- a CDS encoding propionyl-CoA synthetase, which produces MGKFDDLHRRSLEDPEGFWGEAAEAIHWYRRPERVLDDSNPPFYRWFRGGELNTCFNALDRWVDGGDGIDRVRADQLALIYDSPVTDTIARYTYRELRDVVAVFAGAMQRLGVTAGDRVVIYMPMVPEAVIAMLACARIGAIHSVVFGGFAPHELAIRIDNAKPKVIVSASCGIEVKRVIEYKPLLDRAIEMAAHKPERCIILQRPMAPAALVGSRDLDWHQAMASAPPAACVPVAATDPLYILYTSGTTGRPKGVVRDNGGHAVALRWSMPNVYGVKPGEVYWAASDVGWVVGHSYIVYAPLLSGCTTIVYEGKPVGTPDPGAFWRVIAEHDVAVLFTAPTAFRALKKEDPAGEHCRRHDLKVFRTLFLAGERTDPDTYHWARNLLGRPVIDHWWQTETGWAIAANCLGIEALPVKPGSPTKPVPGYRVEILGLDGRPLPAGKEGAIAIKLPLPPGTLPTLWNDDERFVSSYLRQYPGYYVTGDGGYFDEDGYLSVMGRIDDVINVAGHRLSTGAMEEIIATHPAVAECAVIGAADELKGQVPVGFVVLKAGVERDPASIEADVVRMIREQIGAVASFKRAYVVARLPKTRSGKILRGTMRSIADGKHVEVPSTIDDPAALDEIRGKLHRPGSK
- a CDS encoding acyl-CoA dehydrogenase family protein, whose product is MNFEFSDEEKAFVQEVEKFLDQYDTPEIMDVTRENMAQLVDTPARRDFITKCAEHGWFGLGWPKEYGGSEKEGIYEFLLNECLARRGAPQIGKGVGIVGKTIIRHGSEKLKREFLPKIMRNEVQFAIGYSEPEAGSDAAAMALKATREGDGWRLNGQKIFTTSAHFADWYWLGARTDPSNKHRGITLFLLPMDTPGLTVQPMPTIGDEITNSVYFDNVPVGDEYRVGELNKGFQYISEALDLERFTMFTFSPIEQRMEELCSYVATEDRDGQPLRADPVIRQRIAQLVAQTEVARVLGLRFVAKSMKGGAAPTAEASQYKLYSTELSKRIANAALDIGAPGGQLRAHTAEAPMRGRAELTYRYTVIDTIGGGTSEVQKNIIARRKLGLPPNF
- a CDS encoding acyl-CoA dehydrogenase family protein — translated: MELEFSQEQDMLRETVQRLWNDRAPLAVVRAMEDDPSGFPQPLWQQMADLGLIGLMLPEEYGGAGQSSVEGAILYEELGRSLAPTPHFVSAVMSGTALVRAGSEAQKRAWLPKIASGEAIFTPAWLEPKGGFGPRGIQLRAVLEGGQYRLNGTKQHVAFAAAATRLLVLVRTGDGEQDIDLLLVDLKAPGVELTQQYSLAADTQYKVQFKDVRVPAAERVGRAASGWSTWDAVMRDGIILLAAQAIGGAQRALEMTVQYAKEREQFNKPLGAFQAIAHYLADASAAVDGGTTLAYEAACARAVGQLVSRLAPMAKLFACQTFRDVTAMAQQVYGGMGFTLECDIQLYFRRAKQLHMTWWDSRYLEELIASDVLDAGRPVRLSQDGRKTFPTPPPPNPRGVRSRKELAKDLAEHANQRGRCKTFAGAQ